The nucleotide window CTGGAGTATCAGGTTTACAAGGAAGCTGCCGGGCTTCTTTCCGCCCGGCCTCTTCTCGAAAGGGATGTGTTTAAACTGGGCGCTTATCCGGAGATGCTTCCCGCTCCGGAAAAAATGGAGATGGGCGTGCTGGAGGTCGATCTTTTTGAACTTGTGGAGGCTTTCCGCCGGATTGTTGCCGGTCTCGAAGTCGGGGAAGGGCTCGAGTTCAGCACCGAAAAACTTTCTCTGGCCGAGCGGATCAACGAAATTATGGAGATTCTGGCTAGGGAGGGGCAGATTTCCTTTTCTGAACTGGTCATAGACAAAACCCATAGAAAAATGGTAGTTTATACATTCCTTGCCATTCTGGAGCTTATAAAATTACGGATGGCAAAGGTGCGCCAGGCAGCGCCGTTTGGCGAGATAAGGCTTTTTCTGGCTGTCAAAGAGGAACTGGAAGCACCGAAGATGTTGGAAAATGCCGAGGTGTGATGGAAGAGAAAATCGCTATCCTGGAGGCGTTGATTTTTGCCTCGGAAACACCCCTTGCCGTCGAGAGGGTCGTCGAGATTTTCCCCGCTCTCAAGAAGCCTGAAATACTCAGTCTTTTTCAGGAACTGGCGGGGGAATATGAGAGGCGGGAAGGGGGCATCTCGCTTCAGGAGGTGGCAGGGGGTTTTCGTTTTCAGACAAGAATAGAAATGGCGCCCTGGGTCGGTAAATTGAAGGTGGTTCGTCCCACTTCCCTTTCTCCTTCCGCTCTGGAGACCCTGGCGATTATCGCCTATCGGCAGCCGGTTATGAAAGTGGAAATAGACCGGATCAGGGGCGTTGATACGGGCGGTGCACTGAAGGGGCTTTTAGAAAAAAAACTGGCAAGGATAGTAGGGAGAAAGGACGTTCCCGGAAAACCAATTATTTACGGAACATCGAAGAAATTCCTTGAGGTATTCAATTTGAAGGACCTTGCCGAATTGCCGACGCTTCGGGAAATGAAGGATTTTCGCCCTGCCGGGGAAACCGAAGGTTAGGGGTAAAAGCTCAGGCGGAAGACGGAACAAAGGGCCTGTCCACAAATAACCTGGGCAAGATTGCGCTCAGATTTGGGTTGGATTTGGTTGTGGCGATTGAACAAAACCGCAGACGTAGCAGCGCTACGTTGAGGATTTTGTAATTGAGCCACAGCCAAAGATGGCCCAAAGATGAGATGCAAGATGTTCAGGTTATTTGTGGACAGGCCCAAAGGTAGCGGTAGCGGGTTTTTGAGGGAAGGGTGTTCATCATGGAAGAACGATTGCAGAAGATTCTTGCCGGCGCCGGTGTCTCATCGCGACGCGCGGCGGAAAGAATGATCTCCGATGGCAGAATATCGGTAAACGGCGTAGTTGTACGCCAACAGGGAACGAAGGCTGATGCCGATCGTGATGAAATACGGGTGGACGGCAAGCTTATCTCCTGCGAAACGGAAAAGGTGTATATCGTTCTGAATAAACCGAGCGGGTATGTCACCACCCTGAGCGATCCGGAGGGAAGGCCGATCGTGACGGATCTGCTCAGTGGGGTTGCCGAGCGGGTGTTCCCGGTGGGACGTCTCGACTATGACTCAGAGGGGCTGCTCCTTTTGACCAATGATGGCGATTTTGCCCAGTGCCTTCAGCATCCCCGCTTCAAGGTTCCCAAAACCTACCGCGTCAAGATCGAAGGGCGTCTGAACAGGCTTGAACTGCAAAGCCTGGAAAAGGGAATGGAGCTTCCCGATGGGAAGTTTGCCCCGTCATCAGTCATTATGGAAAAGGTCAATCCGAAAAGCACCTGGCTGCTGCTTACCATCCATGATGGAAGAAATCGTGTAATAAGACGGGCCTTTGATTCGCTTGGCCATTCCGTTACCCGTCTGATCCGCGTCTCTTTTGGCGATCTTACCCTCGATTCTCTCGGCGAAGGCGAGTGGCGAGCCCTGCGTCATGGAGAAGTAGGACAGTTGATGGCCCAGTCCCAAGCGCAAAAAAACAGCAAAAAATTAGCTTGACATTAACTGTAAAATAAATATAGTCCCCGAAAAACAAAGGTGTTTTACCAATTTTGTTTCAGCCCGTCGCAAATCGGGTTTATTATCAGGGCGGGTGCCGCCGGCAGCAATAATTTAAGGAGGAATTAATGAACAAATCAGAGCTTATCGAGGCGCTGAGCCAAAAGGAAGAATTAACTGAGAAACTGGCAATGGACGTGGTTAATCTCGTTTTCGACGGTTTTTCCGAGGAATTGGCGAAGGGCGGAAGAATTGAGATCCGGGGTTTCGGCAGTTTCGTTGTCCGAGAGTACGACGCTTACACCGGCAGAAATCCCAAGACAGGGAAAAGCATAAAGGTTTCCCCCAAGAAGCTGCCTTTCTTTAAAGTCGGCAAGGAACTCAAGGAAAGGGTTGACGGCAGACGTTAATTCTTTCGCAGGTTATTCATAATTTTTACAGATAGCTTAATGCAGGCAAGCCGTGATTGTTACTGGTCACCGGCTTGCCTTTGTGTTGCAGCTTAGGCGTGTCTTTTGCTTGACGTCTGTAACCGGTTCAGGTCAGCATTCCCTCTTCGCGAAAACTGAAGAAGCGGTCTTCGCCGACTATGATATGGTCGTGAACGTTGATGTCGAGCAGCCGCGCTGTTTCACTGATTGTTTTGGTGATGCGCAGGTCTGCCTCCGAGGGGCGCACATGTCCTGACGGGTGGTTATGTACCAGGATGATAGCCGAGGCCTTTTTCCGGAGGGCATTTTCCAGCACCTGTCGGGGATATACCGTTGCCTGATTAACCGTTCCTTTCTGCAGCGTTTCAAATTCTATTATCTGGTTTTGCACATCGAGATAGATAACGCAGAACTCTTCGTCTCTTTTGCCTCCCAAGATCGTCCGGCAGAAGTTGATAAGCTCGGAGGTGCAGGAAATCTGCGGCTTCTCTTTGGCCTTCTGCTGCAAATACAAGGCGGAACCCTCCTTAAGCAGTTTAAAAAGGATTGCCGTATGGTCGCTTATGCCGTCAATCTTCTTCAATTCCGCTGGCTCCGCATCAATAATCCCTTTCAGGGAGCCGAACCGCGACAAAAGCTCCTTGGCGAGCGGTTTTATGTCACGGCGGGAAATCGCATAGGTGAGAAGCAGCTCCACGACCTCGTAATCGTGGAGTGCCTCTATCCCCGCCTTTATATATTTCATTTTGAGCCGCTGGCGATGGCCGCTGTTGTAATCTTTTTCATCCACGGTATTTGTCATTGTCCTGTATCGTCACCTCTTGAAAAATGGGTCAACCCTGCATACTATTCCGGCGGAAGCATGATCCGGCCTGTAGCAACCATTTCCCGAAGCTCTTTTTTGCTGAATTTTCCGACGCTTGTTTTAGGGATAACGTCGAGGAAGGCAAAATGGTCGGGGATCCACCAGGATGCCTTGACCTTATCCCGCAAGAATTCCCTGAGCTCCTCTGCGGTTGCGGATTGCCCCGCATTCAGGACAACGCAGCCCAAAGGGCGTTCAACCCATTTGCTGTGGGGGATGCCGATTACGGCGGCCTCGGCTACCGCCGGGTGGGCCATTATGAGATTTTCCAGGTCAACAGAGGATATCCACTCGCCCCCGCTCTTCACAAGGTCTTTTGTCCGATCAACGAGGTAAACGTAGCCATCTTCGTCTATCGTTCCAATGTCGCCGGTGTGGAACCAGCCTCCCTCAAAAACTTTCTTCGATATCTCCGGCGCCTTGTAGTATTGGTCAGCTATCCATGGCCCCCGCAGGAGGATTTCTCCCCACTGCTTTCCATCATTTTTTACCTCCTGACCGGTTTCGTTGACTATTTTCATCTCCAGACCGGTTGCCAGCAGACCGGCGCTTGATTTAACGCTGTAGAGTTTATCCATAGGAAGGTTGGTCATCGTGCTTTTCGGTGCGGCCACCATTGCCAACGGTGAGGCCTCGGTCATGCCGTAGGCCTGCATGATCGGAAAGCCGTACTTTTCATTCAGCGTTTCCATGAGAAAGCGGGGACACGCAGAGCCACCGGAAACAATGGTCTTGAGTGACGAGAAATCGTATTTCCCGCCATTTTCAAGATAGTTGTAAAGCATAAGCCAGATGGTCGGGACCCCAGCCGTGAAGGTTACCTTTTCATCGGCGATGGCTTTGCAGATTGCCTCCATGTTGATCGTTTCCCGCCCCGGGAGAATCTGCTTGCAGCCGAAACCGACACAGGCAAAGGGGCCTCCCCAGGCGTTGGCGTGGAACATGGGAACTATATGCAGAGCGCAGTCGCCTTCTGAAACGCGAAGCGTTACCGCTGCGGCGTAGCTGTGCAGCACGAGAGCCCTGTGGGAATAGACAACTCCTTTGGGATCTCCGGTAGTTGCCGATGTGTAACAGATCAGCGCCGGGTCATGTTCGCTCAAATTATCGGGGAAATCATAGCTGTCCGGAAAAGGGGCGATGAGATCGTCGTATAGATGGACCGGCGAGAGGCTGGTTTGAGGCAGCTTGCCTGTCTGTGAAAGGATGACGTAATGTTTGACAGTTGTCAGCTGATCCTTGATGGCGTCAATGATAAATACCAGGTCCTCGTCGATGAAGAGCACCTTGTCTTCAGCGTGGTTGATAATGTAAACAAGATGCGGAAGGGGAAGGCGAAAGTTTGTTGTATGCAGAACAGCCCCACTGCAAGGGACGCCGAAATACAATTCGAGGTGACGATGGGTGTTGAGCGCAAGACTTGCCACATGGTCGCCGCGTTTCACCCCGAGCTGCTGAAGGGCGTGCGCCAGGCGGCAGGTGCGTTTAAAGAAATCCGCATAGGTATAACGGAATATTTTATTGCCGGGATAAATGGACACCACTTCCTTTTTGGGAAAAAATTTTGCCGCATGTAAAAGAAAGGTCCTCAGTAACAACTGATAATCCATCATGGCTTTCTCCTCCTCCCTACAGAAAATTTTCGTCACTGTTTCATCTGTTCGCCTTTTTGAAATTAGCCCTTTTCAGCAGATCCAGCCAGATAATATATACTATCATTGACGCAGTGCAGACGGCCGCAGGAATGGCGGCCTCCTTCCCAAACAGTGTCAGGGCAAGGCCGCCCGCCATGCCCTGATTTTTCAGGGACCCGAGCAAGACGAGGCTCGTGCGCGTTGGAGCGGAAATTTTTAAAAACCCGCCAATCCTTTCTATCAGAAAGCCGAGGATAAAGTTTGTTGAGAAGGGGATGACTGCTACGGCCAGTAAAACGGGCTGGAGGCTGAGGAAAACGGCGCTGTTTAATCCCACCAGCGTGTACATGACCAGGAAGAAACTCCAGTTCGTTATTCCGCCTGCCCAGGGGGATATTTTTTTGCTCCAGCCCCTCCAGATCAGAAGGCGCGAGATGATGAGCGGCAGGATTATCAGTTCAAGTACGACCACCAGCAGTTTGAGCGGCGCAAAAGCCTCCGGACTGAGCAGCGTAAAGGCAATCAGCGGCATGACAACCAGCCCCCCAAGGTAGGCGCCGGCTGTCCCTATTAAAGATAAATCGCTGTTTCCCTTGAGAAAACCAGAAAAAGGTATAACCGCCACGGCGGGGGGGACTGCTGCGAGCAGGACAGTGCCGGCCCAGAGTTTTTCATCCTTCAGCAAAATGGCGCCGAGCCCGATAATAATGCCGCTCAAGAGGATGTAGTTCATGAGGATGCCGATAAAGGCGGGTAAAAGGAGCGTGCGGGGCCGGCGGAAGAGGTCATTGCCGATTTCCATGGTCGATAGGATCATTGTCAGGGCGAGCGCCGGCAGGATCAGTTGACTCGTTGTCTCGGAGGCACCGGGCAAAAACAGCCCCAGAACCAAAGCTGCAATAAAGATGAAATTTCTATTTCGTAACAACCCGTTCAGGGTGATCATGGGCGCGCCTTTATCGACGATGTCTTTGGCAACTGTGGTTATCTGCAAAGGGCTGATTATTAATTACAAACAGATATTTGAATTAAAGTCAAGAAATCCCCGCTTAGCCTCAGTGGGACCGAGGGGGATTCCCGATTTCTTATTGAACATAAGCTGATTTGCTTCGTTTCGCTATCCCTTTCACACTCTTGACGATGGCCAGCAATATCCCGCTGGTGAGGATAATCGAGGCGCCGGAGGGAAACTCAAGGGAGTATGAGATAAAAAGGCCGAGCAGACAGCTTGCGATTCCGAAGAAAATGGCAAGGACAATAATTTTGCGGAAGTTCATGGACAGCTCGGAGGCAATCGCAACGGGGATGGTCAAGAGAGCGATGACGAGAAGAATGCCGACGACCTGGATCAAGGTCACGATAGTGAGGGCGGCAAGGACGGTAAGGCCGGTTTTCAGTCCTTGAACAGGCAGATGTCTGGCCTGGGCGAATTCCTCATCGAGGGCGATGGCGACAAAACCTTTGTAGAAGATCGCGACGGTTATAACGACGATAAAAACGATGATGAGCATGATAGCTACATCCGTTCGGGGAACGGTCAGGATGTTTCCGAAAAGGAAGCTCAGCAGATCGGGGGCGTAGCCGGGGGTCAGATGGACAAAAACAATGCCGATGGCGACGCCTACGGCCCAAAATATCCCGATGAAAAGGTCGTTTTGACTGAGTTTCTTCTCTTCGAGCGAGCTCAGAAAGAGAGCTGCCGCAAGTACGAAGACAGTTGCCCCGTAAATGGGCCTTATCCCCAGCCAGTAAGCGATGCCGAGTCCGCCGAAGGCGGTGTGACTGAGCCCGCCGCTGATGAAAACCATCCTCCGGGCAACGATAAAAGGGCCGATCAGGCCGCAGGCGATGCTGGCCAGGATGGCGGCGAAAAGCGCGTTTTGCATGAACTCGTAGGATAAGATGTCGGTCACGTTTTTTTCACCTCCTGATGAGAGGGCAGGAGCGTATGGGGGATTCCGTGTCCCAGCAGTTCCACCGGGCAGCCGTAAACCTTCTCCAGAGTCGTTTCGCTCAACTCCCCCCGTTCATGGCAGTAGATGTTTGTGTTGAGACAGGCTATGTGTTGATAGATATTTGCATACGGGGTCGGGTCGTGGGTAACGACGACGATGCTCATTTCCTGCTGCAATTTTCCAAGGATGTCGATCAGGTCTGTCTGCGAGGCTATGTCCAGGGCGGTTGTCGGTTCGTCGAGGAACAGGGCGATCGGGGCGGCGACGAGGGCGCGGGCGATCAGAACCCGCTGCAACTGGCCGCCGGAAAGGTCGGTGATGTTGTCGTTCAGTTTATCATCAAGAGAAAGTTTCTGCAAAATGCTTCTGCTTTTTTCAATGCTTTCCCGGGAGCTTTGCTTCAGATAGTTGTCCCCGTGGATACAGCCGGTGCGGACCATGTCCAGAACGGAAATAGGAAAGCTTCGGTTGAATCCCGTCGTCTGAGGGACATAGCCGAGGCGATTTTTGGCATCGCCGCGGAAACTTATTTTTCCCGACCAGGGGGTGAGAATGCCGAGGATCAATTTCAGCAGGGTTGACTTCCCCCCCCCATTCGGGCCGATGATGAGGATAAAATCTCGTTCCCATATCTGTAACGACACATCCTCCAGTACGGCTCTTTTCCCGTAGCCATAGGCGACGTTCTCAACCTTAATGATGCTTTCCATTACAATTGCGCCCCTATTTTGTCAGAACGTGCGTCAGCGCGCCGGTGAATGTTCTCAACTCGCTTGGCCAGTTGCGCCCGAGCGGATTCACCTCGAAAATCCTCCCCCCCAGCTCACGGGCAATAGTTCGGGCGTTCCTGGCGTCAAAACCTTTTTGAACCAGCACGTCGCGCATGCCCTTTTTTCGCGCGAGATCGATAATGCCGCGGATGCGGGCGGCATTGCCCGGTTTTCCCTCTTCTTCAATCGGAATCTGAACGAGGTTGTATTCGTCGGCAAAGTATCCCCAGGCCGGGTGGTAAACCATAAAGCTGTAGCCGCCCTTGCCTTGCAGCGACTTTCTGATCCCTTGATCCAGACGGTCGATCTCCGCAAGAAACTCCGCCAAATTTCTTTCATACTCATCCTTGTGGGAAGGGTCATAGATTACAAGGGCTTTGGCAATATTAGCGGCGGCGATTCGCACCGACGCCGGCGAGGTCCAGGTATGCGGGTCGCCCGTGCGCAATTTCAACCCTGCGGAGGAGTCAATTATGGTCAGGTGGGGATTGCGATCAAGGAAGGTCAAGAGGAATTTCTTCTCGAAGGGGAAAGTCGGCGCTCCGACCTTTACATACATTCGTGAGTGGGAAAGGTTGATGAGCTGCCGGGGGGTTGGTTCGTAGGTGTCCGGATTCGCGCCGCCGGGGATCATGATATGAGTAGAGACGTGATTTTTCCCAATCCGTTCCGCGAAATAGGCCTGCGGCGGGACGCTGACGGCGATGTCGATCTTTTCGGAGGCGGCGAAGGCGGGGAATGTTACAAAAAACATCAAAAATGCCGTAATAATGATGGGAAATTGTTTTTTCATCATAGCCTTTCCGTTGTTACATTTGACGCTCAGTATGGTCAGCAGGAATGGATGCAAGCGTGTTGCTATTTTCTGCCTGTTGGCAGGGCGCGCAAATCCCCGTCAGTTGCACGTCGATTTTCTCGATAGAAAAATCGGCGGGCTGGGCCAGCCAATCCCAAGCTTGAGAAAGGGTTAACGAAGGCAGGCAGATGATGCGCCCGCAGCTCCGGCAGCGGAAATGGGGGTGAACCGGATTATGGGCGCAGGCCATTTCATAAGAGCTGATTCCATGTCCGTTTTCTATTTCCCTGATGATGCCGCTGTCACGAAGGGATGAAAGGATGCGGTAAACGGTAACCCGGTTGATCCTGATTTCCCCGGTCGTTTGCTGGAGGATTTCATTTGCGTTGAGCGGGTGGTCAGTGCCGAGCAGCGATTCCAGAACGGCCATTCTCTGCGCTGTCTTCGCAAGTCCCGAATTTTTTAGGGTTTCAGAAGCGTCGCACTGTTCTGTTCTCATCGCATTTTCCCCTTCCAGTTTAATCTTTCACAACCATTTATCATGAATGCAACCTATTTGCAAACAATAGAATTTTGTTTGTTGACAATGTCGGAAACGGGGATTATATCCACTTTCCAATAAGCGGATTGCGAACGGGGTCGGGCGGGTAAAAAAGGCGAAACGGTATGGCGGAAATATACAAAGCAGGAATAGATGCCGGTTCTACAACGGTAAAGCTGGTCGTCTGCGCTCAAAACGGGAGCATCTTATTCTCCCGTTATCGCCGCCACCATTCGTTGACGCTGGGGACGATAGCGGAAATGCTGATTGAGGCAAGGCAGGAGCTGGGAAATATCGTCCTCGATGTTGTTCTTACCGGTTCCGCCGGGATGGGGGTTGCCGAGTCTTTTCAGCTTCCCTTTATACAGGAAGTTGTCGCCTCGACAAAAATTGTCCAGCGCCGCTGGCCGGATGTCCGAACGCTGATAGAGATAGGGGGCGAGGATTCGAAAATCGCCTTTTTTGACAATCGTTTTCAGCCGGACATCCGCATGAACGGAAACTGCGCGGGCGGAACGGGCGCCTTTATCGAGCAGATGGCTGTGCTGCTGAATGAGCCTCTGAACAAACTGGACGAACTGGCCCAAAAAAGCGGCGCACTCTATCCGATAGCTTCCCGCTGCGGGGTTTTTGCCAAGACCGATGTTCAGGCCCTCTTGAGCAATCGCGTTTCCCGGGAGGATATTGCCGCATCGGTGTTTCATGCGATGGCGATTCAGGTGATCTCCTCCCTTTCCCGGGGGCATGACATTGAAAGCAAAGTGCTTTTTGCCGGAGGACCGCTGACCTTCTTTCCTTCTCTGCGGGCGGCCTTTATCCGCCTGCTTCAGCTTGATCCCGAAAAGGATATCGCCGCGGGTGAACATCCGGAACTGATGGCGGCAGTGGGGGCGGCTCTTTGCCATGCGGGAGAGGGTCTTGTGATCGAAATTGAAAAATGCCTTCAGCTTATCCAAAACGGGACAATGAAGGGGTGCAAGGAGGATCAGAAAAGGCTCCCGCCCCTTTTTTCCGATCAGCGGGAGGTGGAAATCTGGGAGGAGGAGCATCATCAAAAACGCGTTTGCCGGGTAGATGTTTCGGAGCTGAAAGGGGTTGCCTGTTTTCTGGGGATCGATTCCGGATCAACGACAACGAAGCTTGTCCTGATTGACGATAAAAGGCGGGTCGCCCTCACCTGGTATCAGTTGAATGGGGGCGATGCCATCGGCGCCGCCCGCCGGGGGCTCTTATTTTTCCGGGATGCCTGTCGCGAGGCGGGCGTTGCCCCTTTTGTCGCCAGGACCGCCGTTACCGGGTACGGAGAGGATTTGATCAGGGCGGCGTTTGCCATCGATGACGGCGTGGTGGAGACGGTTGCCCACTATCGCGCGGCCCGCCATTTTCTGCCCGAGGTCTCATTCATCCTTGACATCGGCGGTCAGGACATGAAGGCGATTTATGTGCGCGACGGGGGAATAGCCGATATTCAGATAAACGAGGCGTGCTCATCGGGCTGCGGTTCTTTCATAGAAACGCTCGCCAATTCCCTGAAGATCAGCGTCTCCGATTTTGCCGGAGTTGCCTGCAGGGCAGAGGCGCCCTTTGATCTGGGGACGCGCTGCACGGTTTTTATGAACTCGCGGGTAAAACAGGCCCTGCGCGAAGGAGCCACCGTTGGGGATATTTCCGCGGGACTCGCAAGTTCGGTGATCGGCAATACCCTCTACAAGGTTCTCAAGCTGCACGATCCCTCGGCGCTGGGCGATAAAATAGTCGTACAGGGAGGGACATTCCGCAATCCGGCGGTGCTGCGAGCGTTTGAGCTGGAGATCGGCCGGCAGGTGATCCGCCCGGATATCTCCGAGGCGATGGGGGCCTATGGCGCCGCCTTGACGGCCTTGCAGGACCGTCTTGCG belongs to Syntrophales bacterium and includes:
- a CDS encoding segregation/condensation protein A, which produces MSYEIKLDVFEGPLDLLLYLIRKNEIDIYNIPVALITSQYLGYLGEMRSLNLDLAGEYLVMAATLAHIKSRMLLPVTDEGGDEEEGGEDPRAELVKQLLEYQVYKEAAGLLSARPLLERDVFKLGAYPEMLPAPEKMEMGVLEVDLFELVEAFRRIVAGLEVGEGLEFSTEKLSLAERINEIMEILAREGQISFSELVIDKTHRKMVVYTFLAILELIKLRMAKVRQAAPFGEIRLFLAVKEELEAPKMLENAEV
- the scpB gene encoding SMC-Scp complex subunit ScpB — encoded protein: MEEKIAILEALIFASETPLAVERVVEIFPALKKPEILSLFQELAGEYERREGGISLQEVAGGFRFQTRIEMAPWVGKLKVVRPTSLSPSALETLAIIAYRQPVMKVEIDRIRGVDTGGALKGLLEKKLARIVGRKDVPGKPIIYGTSKKFLEVFNLKDLAELPTLREMKDFRPAGETEG
- a CDS encoding rRNA pseudouridine synthase, whose protein sequence is MEERLQKILAGAGVSSRRAAERMISDGRISVNGVVVRQQGTKADADRDEIRVDGKLISCETEKVYIVLNKPSGYVTTLSDPEGRPIVTDLLSGVAERVFPVGRLDYDSEGLLLLTNDGDFAQCLQHPRFKVPKTYRVKIEGRLNRLELQSLEKGMELPDGKFAPSSVIMEKVNPKSTWLLLTIHDGRNRVIRRAFDSLGHSVTRLIRVSFGDLTLDSLGEGEWRALRHGEVGQLMAQSQAQKNSKKLA
- a CDS encoding integration host factor subunit beta → MNKSELIEALSQKEELTEKLAMDVVNLVFDGFSEELAKGGRIEIRGFGSFVVREYDAYTGRNPKTGKSIKVSPKKLPFFKVGKELKERVDGRR
- the radC gene encoding DNA repair protein RadC, whose product is MTNTVDEKDYNSGHRQRLKMKYIKAGIEALHDYEVVELLLTYAISRRDIKPLAKELLSRFGSLKGIIDAEPAELKKIDGISDHTAILFKLLKEGSALYLQQKAKEKPQISCTSELINFCRTILGGKRDEEFCVIYLDVQNQIIEFETLQKGTVNQATVYPRQVLENALRKKASAIILVHNHPSGHVRPSEADLRITKTISETARLLDINVHDHIIVGEDRFFSFREEGMLT
- a CDS encoding long-chain fatty acid--CoA ligase; the encoded protein is MMDYQLLLRTFLLHAAKFFPKKEVVSIYPGNKIFRYTYADFFKRTCRLAHALQQLGVKRGDHVASLALNTHRHLELYFGVPCSGAVLHTTNFRLPLPHLVYIINHAEDKVLFIDEDLVFIIDAIKDQLTTVKHYVILSQTGKLPQTSLSPVHLYDDLIAPFPDSYDFPDNLSEHDPALICYTSATTGDPKGVVYSHRALVLHSYAAAVTLRVSEGDCALHIVPMFHANAWGGPFACVGFGCKQILPGRETINMEAICKAIADEKVTFTAGVPTIWLMLYNYLENGGKYDFSSLKTIVSGGSACPRFLMETLNEKYGFPIMQAYGMTEASPLAMVAAPKSTMTNLPMDKLYSVKSSAGLLATGLEMKIVNETGQEVKNDGKQWGEILLRGPWIADQYYKAPEISKKVFEGGWFHTGDIGTIDEDGYVYLVDRTKDLVKSGGEWISSVDLENLIMAHPAVAEAAVIGIPHSKWVERPLGCVVLNAGQSATAEELREFLRDKVKASWWIPDHFAFLDVIPKTSVGKFSKKELREMVATGRIMLPPE
- a CDS encoding metal ABC transporter permease; this encodes MTDILSYEFMQNALFAAILASIACGLIGPFIVARRMVFISGGLSHTAFGGLGIAYWLGIRPIYGATVFVLAAALFLSSLEEKKLSQNDLFIGIFWAVGVAIGIVFVHLTPGYAPDLLSFLFGNILTVPRTDVAIMLIIVFIVVITVAIFYKGFVAIALDEEFAQARHLPVQGLKTGLTVLAALTIVTLIQVVGILLVIALLTIPVAIASELSMNFRKIIVLAIFFGIASCLLGLFISYSLEFPSGASIILTSGILLAIVKSVKGIAKRSKSAYVQ
- a CDS encoding metal ABC transporter ATP-binding protein, whose translation is MESIIKVENVAYGYGKRAVLEDVSLQIWERDFILIIGPNGGGKSTLLKLILGILTPWSGKISFRGDAKNRLGYVPQTTGFNRSFPISVLDMVRTGCIHGDNYLKQSSRESIEKSRSILQKLSLDDKLNDNITDLSGGQLQRVLIARALVAAPIALFLDEPTTALDIASQTDLIDILGKLQQEMSIVVVTHDPTPYANIYQHIACLNTNIYCHERGELSETTLEKVYGCPVELLGHGIPHTLLPSHQEVKKT
- a CDS encoding zinc ABC transporter substrate-binding protein, with protein sequence MMKKQFPIIITAFLMFFVTFPAFAASEKIDIAVSVPPQAYFAERIGKNHVSTHIMIPGGANPDTYEPTPRQLINLSHSRMYVKVGAPTFPFEKKFLLTFLDRNPHLTIIDSSAGLKLRTGDPHTWTSPASVRIAAANIAKALVIYDPSHKDEYERNLAEFLAEIDRLDQGIRKSLQGKGGYSFMVYHPAWGYFADEYNLVQIPIEEEGKPGNAARIRGIIDLARKKGMRDVLVQKGFDARNARTIARELGGRIFEVNPLGRNWPSELRTFTGALTHVLTK
- a CDS encoding transcriptional repressor codes for the protein MRTEQCDASETLKNSGLAKTAQRMAVLESLLGTDHPLNANEILQQTTGEIRINRVTVYRILSSLRDSGIIREIENGHGISSYEMACAHNPVHPHFRCRSCGRIICLPSLTLSQAWDWLAQPADFSIEKIDVQLTGICAPCQQAENSNTLASIPADHTERQM